From Chryseobacterium salivictor, a single genomic window includes:
- a CDS encoding glycosyltransferase family protein, with product MNSFSKLKKSILFILPTYDPLNNMRGLSVRKVAKQLTINNVNVQCITFKENSASLSYELNEGVKIHRVNQRFLVRLINDSSNSLEGLKFKTGIFLSRIQGLIMAPFWPLLSIFEIFRLYNTAEQKHLKENFSCVIGCYKRVETLLAALFLKKKYPEIKFIAYTLDCMSRSLVPKILNTNIALHSVKRWERFIFSKADYICIMQSHQNHYKQEEYKRFESKFVIMDIPLFELNDTNPNVDLNKKGEKINLVFTGSMSESTADPSYFIKILESVDDMVFEFNIYGGTSSVTISNNIKNSYLYGKKIFWHGVVSPEKAAQKQKEADILISFGNDNECMIPSKIFEYIALKKHVMHFYKSLTDSALPYFEKYGNATLIQEEQKISSDVSQKVMDLLMNIPDVKIDNDLLLEKFYNNTAEPMADFIISLLKK from the coding sequence ATGAATTCCTTTAGCAAATTAAAAAAAAGCATTCTTTTTATATTACCCACCTACGACCCGTTAAATAACATGCGAGGGCTCAGTGTAAGAAAAGTTGCTAAGCAATTAACTATTAACAATGTTAATGTTCAATGCATAACGTTTAAAGAAAATTCTGCATCACTTAGCTATGAGTTAAATGAAGGAGTTAAAATTCACCGAGTTAATCAAAGATTTTTAGTGCGTTTGATTAATGATAGTAGTAATAGTCTTGAAGGATTAAAATTTAAAACTGGTATTTTTTTATCTAGAATACAAGGTTTAATTATGGCTCCATTTTGGCCTTTACTCTCCATTTTCGAAATTTTCAGATTGTATAATACAGCAGAACAAAAACATCTAAAAGAAAATTTCAGCTGCGTTATTGGCTGTTACAAAAGAGTTGAAACGCTACTCGCTGCTCTTTTCCTTAAAAAAAAGTATCCCGAAATAAAATTTATAGCGTATACGTTGGATTGCATGTCTCGCAGTTTAGTTCCTAAAATATTAAATACTAACATTGCTTTACATTCAGTCAAGCGTTGGGAGAGATTTATTTTTTCAAAGGCAGATTATATCTGTATTATGCAATCTCATCAAAATCATTATAAGCAAGAGGAATATAAAAGATTTGAGAGTAAGTTTGTAATAATGGATATACCATTATTCGAATTAAACGATACAAATCCTAATGTTGATTTGAATAAAAAAGGAGAGAAAATTAATTTGGTTTTTACAGGGTCAATGTCTGAAAGTACTGCAGACCCAAGTTATTTTATCAAAATATTGGAAAGTGTTGACGATATGGTATTTGAATTTAATATCTACGGAGGGACGTCTTCTGTAACGATTTCTAATAATATTAAAAACTCGTATTTATATGGCAAAAAGATATTTTGGCATGGAGTTGTGTCTCCCGAAAAGGCGGCTCAAAAACAAAAGGAAGCAGATATACTTATAAGCTTTGGAAATGATAACGAATGTATGATTCCATCCAAAATATTCGAATATATAGCACTAAAAAAGCATGTAATGCATTTTTATAAATCTCTTACTGATTCTGCATTACCCTATTTTGAAAAATACGGGAATGCCACTTTAATACAAGAAGAACAAAAAATAAGCAGTGATGTTTCTCAAAAAGTAATGGATTTACTAATGAATATTCCTGATGTTAAAATTGATAATGATTTGCTTTTAGAAAAGTTCTATAACAATACCGCGGAACCCATGGCAGATTTTATAATTAGTTTATTAAAAAAATGA
- a CDS encoding glycosyltransferase: MKVLQINTVSGYGSTGRIVVDLTKEMVKQGNEAFISYGQKDSKYKNSFRIGTFLENKCHNILSRIFDRQGFYTSRGTNKLIKYINEINPDIVHLHNLHGNYININILFKFLSQSEIPVIWTLHDCWPFTGHCAYFDYVDCNKWIKGCYECPLSKSYPPSIILDNSKSNYNIKKKIFNGLSNMTIVTPSEWLAGLVKQSFLSKYDVTVINNGIDTNTFDIKDVNALKIKLRLENKIVLLGVSAEGFESRKGLKYFIELAKSLTSSYQLILIGATKNDCKQLPNNVIAISRTNNAKQLAEYYSLADIFLNPTLEDNFPTTNLEALACGTPVITFNTGGSPEVVDETTGIVVDKMDSKGLLNAILLMNRQFKKTNSLNCRKKAVEYYDKKRMYKKYLELYHLKTEVKC; the protein is encoded by the coding sequence ATGAAAGTTCTTCAAATTAATACTGTCAGTGGATACGGCAGTACGGGTCGTATTGTTGTAGACTTAACCAAGGAAATGGTTAAGCAGGGAAACGAGGCTTTCATATCCTATGGACAAAAAGACTCTAAATACAAAAACAGTTTCAGGATAGGTACATTTTTAGAAAATAAATGTCATAATATTCTTTCCCGGATTTTTGACAGACAAGGTTTTTATACCAGTAGAGGAACAAATAAATTAATTAAATATATTAATGAAATAAATCCCGATATTGTACATTTACACAACCTTCATGGCAATTATATTAATATAAATATCCTTTTTAAGTTTTTATCACAATCAGAAATACCGGTCATTTGGACACTGCATGACTGCTGGCCTTTTACTGGTCATTGCGCTTATTTTGATTACGTTGATTGTAACAAATGGATAAAAGGATGTTATGAATGCCCTTTATCTAAATCATATCCTCCAAGTATTATTCTGGACAATTCAAAATCAAACTACAATATAAAAAAGAAAATATTCAACGGACTAAGTAACATGACCATTGTAACTCCATCGGAGTGGCTTGCCGGATTGGTTAAACAATCCTTTTTATCAAAGTATGATGTCACGGTAATAAACAACGGAATTGATACCAATACATTTGATATAAAAGACGTTAACGCATTAAAAATCAAACTGAGACTTGAAAATAAAATTGTGCTCCTGGGAGTTTCAGCGGAAGGATTTGAGAGTAGAAAAGGGTTGAAATATTTTATAGAACTGGCAAAATCGCTTACCAGCTCATATCAGTTAATTTTAATTGGAGCAACTAAAAATGATTGTAAGCAATTACCCAACAATGTAATTGCAATAAGCCGTACAAATAATGCAAAACAGTTGGCAGAATATTACTCCCTTGCAGATATTTTTTTAAATCCCACCTTGGAAGATAATTTTCCGACCACCAATCTGGAAGCATTGGCTTGTGGCACTCCTGTGATTACATTTAATACCGGCGGTAGCCCGGAAGTGGTTGATGAAACGACTGGAATTGTTGTTGACAAAATGGACAGTAAAGGGCTTTTAAACGCCATCTTACTCATGAACAGACAATTTAAAAAAACAAATAGCTTAAATTGCCGAAAAAAAGCGGTTGAATATTACGATAAAAAACGAATGTATAAAAAGTACCTCGAATTATATCATTTGAAAACAGAAGTAAAATGTTAG
- a CDS encoding EpsG family protein, whose amino-acid sequence MLAYIFIIFFMVFLRVFVFNSWQMRDKEKLMFTILALIPITVISGFRNEKIGPDTENYKSMFQDIADGNYDDRIEPGYIYFNKLLQFFTSDSQWLFIIVAVFLSVSIGTFVYKNARDPFLAILFFVTLGLFQFSLSGIRQTIAVAITLLSMELIKKRKLFWFLGLIFLASMFHKSALFFIPAYFIAHRNVTVKNVIIYFFGFTAIYFSAEFFLLKAADILELNYGVEETNNGGVFFSIVLLITVLGFRNRKRIVAVHSNSNKGIKSSNIIFINLNFISLLLWAIRLVSRTAERLTFYYMPSTYLLLEEYVSSIKTKKNRLNAYIIITVMAVTLFIYRIKSDSSLVPYSFF is encoded by the coding sequence ATGTTAGCATATATCTTTATTATATTTTTTATGGTTTTTCTGCGCGTTTTTGTATTCAACAGCTGGCAAATGAGGGACAAGGAAAAGCTGATGTTTACGATATTAGCGCTTATTCCTATAACTGTCATTTCTGGATTTAGAAACGAAAAAATAGGTCCGGATACCGAGAATTATAAATCAATGTTTCAAGATATTGCAGATGGTAATTATGATGATAGAATTGAACCAGGATATATATACTTTAATAAATTATTACAGTTTTTCACTTCCGATTCTCAGTGGCTTTTTATTATTGTGGCGGTATTTTTGTCAGTTTCTATCGGTACTTTTGTATATAAAAATGCCAGAGACCCCTTTTTGGCTATTTTGTTTTTTGTTACCCTGGGACTTTTCCAGTTTTCACTAAGTGGGATAAGGCAAACCATAGCAGTAGCAATCACGCTTCTGTCCATGGAACTGATCAAAAAACGGAAATTATTCTGGTTTTTGGGTCTGATATTTTTAGCCTCTATGTTTCACAAATCTGCTTTGTTTTTTATCCCCGCCTATTTTATTGCTCATAGAAATGTAACGGTGAAAAATGTCATTATTTATTTCTTCGGGTTTACAGCAATATATTTTTCAGCCGAGTTTTTCCTGTTAAAAGCAGCGGATATTCTCGAATTGAATTATGGCGTTGAAGAAACGAATAATGGAGGCGTATTTTTTTCAATAGTCTTACTTATTACTGTTTTAGGATTTAGGAATAGGAAACGAATTGTTGCTGTTCATAGTAATAGTAATAAAGGCATCAAAAGTTCGAATATTATATTTATCAATTTGAATTTTATCAGCCTCTTGCTATGGGCGATCCGTTTAGTCAGCCGGACTGCCGAAAGGCTTACCTTTTATTATATGCCATCCACATATCTGCTTCTCGAAGAATACGTAAGTTCGATAAAAACCAAAAAAAACCGACTTAATGCTTATATTATAATTACTGTAATGGCTGTGACTTTGTTTATATACCGGATTAAGAGTGATAGCAGTCTAGTGCCATATAGCTTTTTTTAA
- the wecB gene encoding non-hydrolyzing UDP-N-acetylglucosamine 2-epimerase, which yields MKDRLKVMTVVGTRPEIIRLSRVMAALDASEAVEHIIVHTGQNYDYELNQIFFDDLSIRKPDFFLNAARATATETIGQILINIDPLLESEKPDAFLVLGDTNSCLCAIPAKKRQIPIFHMEAGNRCFDQKVPEETNRKIVDHVSDINLTYSDIAREYLLREGLPADRIIKTGSPMFEVLNHYLPSIESSDVLERLELEEGKFFVVSAHREENINSDKNFKGLMESLNLIAEKYDYPIIVSTHPRTRNMIDKKNITMHEKVQFLKPLGFNDYNALQMKSYAVLSDSGTISEESSILNFRALNIRDAHERPEAMEEASVMMVGLHPERIMQGLVQLHNQKVGKERNFRSVADYSMPNVSEKMVRIILSYTDYVKRTVWGIQN from the coding sequence ATGAAAGACAGATTAAAAGTAATGACGGTTGTTGGTACCCGTCCCGAGATTATTCGATTATCAAGAGTGATGGCAGCTCTGGACGCTTCAGAAGCAGTTGAACATATCATTGTGCATACCGGACAAAATTATGATTATGAATTAAACCAGATATTTTTCGATGATTTGAGTATTAGAAAACCTGATTTTTTCCTGAATGCAGCTCGAGCGACAGCTACCGAAACAATAGGCCAGATATTGATTAACATTGATCCATTACTGGAGAGTGAAAAACCAGATGCTTTTTTAGTTTTAGGAGATACAAATTCTTGTTTATGTGCCATTCCTGCCAAAAAAAGACAAATCCCGATTTTCCACATGGAAGCGGGAAACCGCTGTTTCGATCAGAAAGTTCCTGAAGAAACCAATAGAAAGATTGTAGATCACGTATCGGATATTAATTTGACCTACAGTGATATTGCTCGGGAATATTTGTTAAGAGAGGGTTTACCTGCCGATCGGATTATTAAAACGGGTTCTCCAATGTTTGAGGTTTTGAACCATTATCTTCCTTCAATTGAATCTTCCGATGTTTTGGAACGTCTTGAATTAGAAGAAGGAAAGTTTTTTGTAGTCTCTGCACATAGAGAAGAAAATATCAACAGCGATAAAAATTTTAAAGGCCTCATGGAAAGCCTCAATCTGATTGCAGAAAAATATGATTATCCCATTATTGTGAGTACGCATCCACGCACCCGAAATATGATTGATAAAAAAAACATAACGATGCACGAAAAAGTTCAGTTTTTGAAACCACTAGGATTCAATGATTACAATGCGTTGCAGATGAAATCTTATGCTGTTTTATCGGATTCAGGAACAATTTCTGAAGAGTCATCCATTCTGAATTTCAGAGCATTAAACATCAGAGATGCACATGAACGGCCAGAAGCAATGGAAGAAGCATCTGTAATGATGGTGGGATTACATCCAGAACGAATTATGCAGGGATTAGTACAGCTGCACAATCAAAAAGTAGGAAAAGAAAGAAATTTTAGGTCTGTTGCTGATTATTCTATGCCTAATGTCTCTGAGAAAATGGTACGTATAATTTTGAGTTATACGGATTATGTGAAACGTACGGTATGGGGCATTCAAAACTAA
- a CDS encoding glycosyltransferase family protein, with product MDKLPYLVDVPVLLVFFVRPDTLQQVFDQIKKARPSKLYLCQDGPRSNRSDDIENINKCRKIVENIDWECEVHKDFAEVNYGCDPNIYRAINWIFQSEERMIFLEDDSVPALSYFAFCKQMLDKYNDDKRISIISSFNLAEKWNVPSDYFFTQAATLSGCWGTWRRVWEERDETLGFTDDEYFKKLFHGFYNQGHLAYKDFSDFKLRNREFKEQDKITSFEVLIGSARLLNSSLAVMPSKNMNCNIGMTSNATHGTANLSHLNRKLQKIFYMKVYEVPENLNHPRYMIPDMAYSKKVADIIGAKRYISTLRKIEMKLRRLIFK from the coding sequence ATGGACAAACTACCATACTTAGTAGACGTACCAGTTTTACTTGTATTTTTTGTGCGCCCCGATACATTGCAGCAAGTTTTTGATCAAATCAAAAAAGCACGTCCAAGTAAATTATATTTGTGCCAGGATGGACCACGCTCAAATCGGTCGGATGATATTGAAAATATAAATAAATGCAGGAAAATAGTTGAAAATATTGATTGGGAGTGTGAAGTTCATAAAGATTTTGCAGAAGTGAATTATGGCTGTGATCCAAATATTTATAGAGCTATTAATTGGATTTTTCAAAGTGAAGAACGGATGATATTTCTTGAAGATGATTCAGTACCAGCCTTAAGTTATTTTGCATTTTGTAAACAAATGCTTGACAAGTATAATGATGATAAACGCATTTCAATAATATCTTCATTTAATCTTGCTGAAAAATGGAATGTTCCATCAGATTACTTCTTTACCCAAGCAGCAACTTTGTCCGGTTGCTGGGGTACATGGAGAAGAGTGTGGGAAGAAAGAGATGAAACCCTAGGTTTTACTGATGATGAATATTTCAAGAAATTATTCCACGGGTTTTACAATCAAGGACATTTGGCTTACAAAGATTTTAGTGACTTTAAACTAAGAAATAGAGAGTTTAAAGAACAAGATAAAATAACTTCTTTTGAAGTACTTATTGGATCGGCAAGATTACTTAATTCTAGTCTGGCCGTTATGCCATCTAAAAATATGAATTGTAATATCGGCATGACAAGTAATGCAACTCATGGTACAGCCAATCTAAGCCATTTAAATCGAAAACTGCAAAAAATATTTTATATGAAAGTATATGAAGTGCCTGAAAACTTAAATCATCCCAGATATATGATCCCGGATATGGCTTATTCGAAAAAAGTTGCTGACATAATAGGGGCAAAACGATATATTTCAACTTTAAGAAAAATTGAAATGAAACTGCGACGTTTAATTTTTAAATAA
- a CDS encoding polysaccharide pyruvyl transferase family protein: MKKYFLHSNGDAKNHGCEAIIRGTANILDLNELNADYISYDSPNELQYGLDKIIKIISCSRDLPKNKSIDYYFTRFIEKFSPDYYSRRVVGCTIRKIENHSIAIALGGDNYCYAQSYKYLAYINKSIKKKGMKSVLWGVSIEPDILKLPDVQNDMQRYDMIFARESITYDALIEAGITKNVFLSPDPAFALETIKLPLPDGFVENNTIGINVSPLIQSYEKGDNITLKNYFSLVQHIIDNTDFQIALIPHVVWSYNNDLETLNEIYQKFNTTGRVVVIGDHNCMELKGFIARCRMFIGARTHATIAAYSSMVPTLVVGYSVKARGIAKDIFGSHENYVIPVQSLQEETDLTNAFIWMQKNEPSIKMHLNSFIPDYKKKVWEAGKAVNQLT; encoded by the coding sequence ATGAAAAAATATTTTCTACATAGTAATGGAGATGCGAAAAATCACGGTTGTGAAGCAATTATTCGCGGCACTGCTAACATTCTTGATTTGAATGAATTAAATGCTGATTATATATCTTATGATTCTCCAAATGAATTACAATATGGGTTAGATAAAATAATTAAAATAATTTCCTGCTCAAGAGATTTGCCTAAAAACAAATCAATTGATTATTATTTTACCAGATTTATTGAGAAATTTAGTCCTGATTATTATAGCAGAAGAGTGGTTGGATGCACGATTCGGAAAATAGAAAATCATTCAATTGCTATAGCTCTAGGAGGGGATAACTATTGTTATGCCCAATCTTATAAGTATTTGGCTTATATAAATAAGTCAATAAAAAAGAAAGGAATGAAATCTGTTTTATGGGGTGTATCAATTGAACCAGATATCTTAAAACTTCCTGATGTGCAAAATGATATGCAGCGCTACGATATGATATTTGCGAGGGAATCAATAACCTACGATGCTTTAATAGAAGCAGGAATAACTAAAAATGTATTTTTGTCGCCTGATCCTGCATTCGCTTTGGAAACTATTAAATTACCGCTCCCTGATGGATTTGTTGAAAATAATACAATTGGAATAAATGTAAGTCCATTAATTCAGTCTTACGAAAAAGGGGATAATATTACATTGAAGAATTATTTTTCGTTAGTTCAGCATATCATTGATAACACTGACTTTCAAATTGCATTGATCCCGCATGTTGTTTGGAGTTATAATAATGATTTAGAAACTTTAAATGAAATTTATCAAAAATTCAATACTACTGGACGGGTAGTTGTTATTGGAGATCATAATTGTATGGAGTTGAAAGGATTTATTGCAAGATGTCGTATGTTTATTGGAGCCAGAACTCATGCCACAATAGCTGCTTATTCTTCTATGGTGCCCACTTTAGTTGTTGGGTATTCCGTTAAAGCTCGTGGAATTGCTAAAGATATTTTTGGTTCTCACGAAAATTACGTAATTCCGGTGCAATCTTTACAAGAAGAAACCGATTTGACTAATGCTTTTATCTGGATGCAAAAAAATGAACCATCTATCAAGATGCATCTAAATTCCTTTATACCTGATTATAAAAAAAAGGTATGGGAAGCAGGAAAAGCAGTAAATCAACTAACATAA
- a CDS encoding glycosyltransferase: MNNPKIKILFLINTLTGGGAEKVLVDLVNNLNPEKYDVTVQTVFDKGVNKKYLKPEIRYKTINRFQSELLTLIWGYLVSFVLPARLIYRIFIKENYDYEVAFLEGVPTKLIAASTNINSKKYAWVHTDMSMNYGLEKVFKTLEDHKRSYKQFENIFCVSESVKEGFIKLFGWFENLSVIYNPVDNINILSKANETLIEVAIPDCIKFVAIGRLTEQKGFERLLTACNKLVVEKYNFSLWVLGEGEQREVLEKYILNNNLQNHVFLLGFHENPYKFIKAANYFVSSSYTEGFSTVVTESVIIGTPVITTDCAGMKEILGESEFGLIVPNSTEGLYEGLKKLLTNKEIYLKYNEAVKKRKDYFQLSQRMKEIETEFK, from the coding sequence ATGAACAATCCTAAAATAAAAATCCTTTTTCTTATTAATACACTCACTGGTGGAGGAGCAGAAAAAGTTCTGGTTGATTTGGTCAATAATTTAAATCCTGAAAAATATGATGTTACAGTTCAAACTGTTTTCGACAAAGGCGTAAATAAGAAATATTTAAAACCGGAAATAAGATACAAAACAATTAACAGATTTCAAAGCGAGTTGCTAACTCTCATATGGGGTTATCTTGTTAGTTTTGTATTACCAGCAAGGTTGATTTACAGAATTTTTATTAAGGAAAATTATGATTATGAAGTTGCTTTTTTAGAAGGTGTTCCAACTAAATTAATTGCCGCGTCAACAAATATTAATTCTAAAAAGTATGCTTGGGTGCATACCGATATGTCAATGAATTATGGTCTTGAAAAAGTATTTAAGACATTAGAGGATCATAAGCGAAGTTATAAACAGTTTGAAAATATTTTTTGTGTTTCTGAATCCGTAAAAGAAGGTTTCATAAAATTATTCGGATGGTTTGAGAATTTGAGTGTTATCTATAATCCGGTAGATAATATTAACATATTATCTAAGGCAAATGAAACTCTTATTGAAGTTGCCATTCCGGATTGTATTAAATTCGTTGCAATTGGCAGACTAACTGAACAAAAAGGATTTGAAAGGCTATTGACGGCCTGTAATAAATTGGTTGTTGAAAAGTACAATTTTTCATTATGGGTACTTGGTGAAGGAGAGCAACGAGAAGTATTAGAAAAGTATATTTTAAATAATAACTTACAAAATCATGTGTTTCTTCTAGGATTTCATGAAAATCCATACAAATTTATTAAAGCAGCTAATTATTTTGTTTCCTCTTCATATACGGAGGGTTTTAGTACTGTTGTAACTGAATCTGTAATTATAGGTACACCGGTAATAACAACTGATTGCGCAGGAATGAAAGAAATTCTGGGCGAATCTGAATTTGGCTTAATTGTTCCAAATTCAACAGAAGGGTTATATGAAGGGTTAAAAAAACTTTTAACCAATAAAGAAATATATTTGAAATATAATGAAGCTGTGAAAAAAAGAAAGGATTACTTTCAGTTATCACAGCGAATGAAAGAAATAGAAACAGAATTTAAATAA
- a CDS encoding polysaccharide biosynthesis C-terminal domain-containing protein has protein sequence MKKIGITGQNGFVGSHLYNTLGLQPEEYERIDFKKEYFEQPNQLDEFVKKCDVIVHLAAMNRHPDPEVIYFQNIELVKQLVASLKRTGSKAHLLFSSSSQEERDNLYGKSKKEGRSLLADWAKENGGTFTGMVIPNVFGPFGKPNYNSFIATFCHQLTHGENPVVDVDGEVKLIYVGELVQEIINQIQTAENKEHYPVPFTISMKVSEVLAKLEHYKKLYFDHGEIPELVTNFDYQLFNTFRCYFDIASHYPVKFKQNIDARGAFVEVIRLGIGGQCSYSTTVPGITRGNHFHTRKIERFAVIKGKALIQLRKIDTDEVLDFYLDGDEPAYVDMPVWYTHNVKNIGDEELLTIFWINEPYNPEDADTYFENV, from the coding sequence ATGAAAAAAATAGGAATTACCGGACAGAACGGTTTCGTAGGATCGCATCTTTATAATACTTTGGGCTTGCAGCCTGAAGAATATGAAAGAATCGATTTTAAAAAAGAATATTTTGAACAGCCAAATCAGTTAGATGAATTCGTAAAGAAATGCGATGTCATTGTGCATCTTGCGGCGATGAACCGTCATCCTGATCCGGAAGTGATTTACTTCCAAAATATAGAATTAGTGAAGCAGTTGGTGGCCTCCTTAAAAAGAACCGGTTCCAAAGCGCACCTTTTATTTTCCTCTTCTTCACAGGAAGAAAGGGATAATCTCTACGGAAAATCCAAAAAAGAAGGCCGCTCGCTCCTGGCGGACTGGGCCAAAGAAAATGGCGGCACCTTTACCGGAATGGTCATTCCCAATGTTTTCGGCCCTTTCGGAAAACCAAATTACAATTCCTTTATCGCGACCTTCTGCCACCAGCTCACCCATGGTGAAAATCCGGTGGTGGACGTTGACGGCGAAGTGAAATTGATTTATGTGGGCGAACTGGTTCAGGAAATCATCAATCAGATTCAGACCGCCGAAAACAAAGAGCACTACCCTGTTCCTTTTACCATTTCGATGAAGGTCTCTGAAGTTTTGGCAAAACTGGAGCATTACAAAAAACTGTATTTTGATCATGGGGAAATCCCGGAATTGGTCACCAATTTTGATTATCAGTTGTTTAATACGTTCCGGTGTTATTTCGATATCGCCAGTCATTACCCGGTAAAATTTAAGCAGAATATCGATGCCAGAGGTGCCTTTGTGGAAGTTATCCGCTTAGGAATTGGCGGCCAGTGTTCTTATTCGACCACCGTTCCCGGAATTACAAGAGGCAATCATTTTCATACCCGGAAAATAGAAAGGTTTGCGGTGATCAAAGGCAAAGCACTTATTCAGCTGAGAAAAATAGATACAGACGAAGTTCTAGATTTTTATCTGGATGGAGATGAGCCCGCATATGTGGATATGCCGGTTTGGTACACCCACAATGTCAAAAATATTGGGGATGAAGAACTCTTGACCATCTTTTGGATTAATGAGCCTTATAATCCGGAGGATGCGGATACGTATTTTGAAAATGTGTAA
- a CDS encoding serine O-acetyltransferase has translation MISNTSEYLYYLECDKVALSMESKRPRYKHDIIWTFQRLLRKCEYFENTKKSFFLTLINKYHKYRYVSMSQKLGFSIGFNTFGPGLSIAHYGSLVVHSNAKIGVNCRIHENVTIGASGGSNKAPIIGDNVFIASGAKIIGDITIADGVCIGANAVVVKDILEPNVTVGGIPARKISNNNSDKYLIKATEIVKRNE, from the coding sequence ATGATTTCTAATACATCTGAATATTTATACTATCTTGAATGTGACAAAGTTGCATTAAGTATGGAGTCTAAACGTCCCCGATATAAACACGATATTATATGGACATTCCAACGACTTTTAAGAAAATGTGAATATTTTGAAAATACCAAAAAAAGTTTTTTCTTAACCTTGATAAATAAGTATCACAAATATAGATATGTTTCCATGAGCCAGAAACTTGGATTTTCGATTGGGTTTAATACTTTTGGGCCTGGATTGTCTATAGCCCATTATGGAAGTTTGGTTGTTCATAGCAATGCTAAAATAGGTGTAAATTGCAGAATTCATGAAAATGTTACCATTGGTGCTAGTGGAGGCTCAAATAAAGCTCCAATTATAGGTGATAATGTATTTATTGCATCTGGAGCTAAGATTATCGGTGATATCACTATAGCCGATGGTGTTTGCATTGGGGCTAATGCGGTGGTGGTGAAAGACATCCTGGAGCCTAACGTTACTGTTGGTGGAATACCTGCACGTAAAATAAGTAATAATAATTCCGATAAATACTTAATTAAAGCAACTGAAATAGTAAAACGCAATGAGTAA
- a CDS encoding glycosyltransferase family 2 protein, giving the protein MNLPKITIIVAVYNTEKYLHKCIESIINQTHQNLEIFLVDDGSTDASSAICDDYAKADKRIKVLHKTNGGQGSARNLALEAATGEWIGFVDSDDWIDVDMYEFLLSKALAENADIAECGWKKVNVDGSVEFTTPPKKTIIDREKAMHGLVYGGVEGVNTSVCNKIFRRSCIANIRFPQVRAYEDDEFIHKVIWNARNISINGEAKYNYLSRPESTMTAGFNLNKLALITVQENICEFLKENATQYFYKAQKTLCSKQFYIIACLLNNPELDDHKSIAFQIEQDVMASYKSYMKNPIMGNNKFVLRLFTFAPSIGRALLIYKF; this is encoded by the coding sequence ATGAATTTACCTAAAATAACGATAATTGTTGCAGTTTATAATACCGAAAAATACCTGCATAAATGCATCGAAAGTATTATAAATCAAACTCACCAAAACCTGGAAATATTTCTGGTTGATGATGGCTCTACAGATGCAAGTTCAGCTATTTGCGATGATTATGCTAAAGCTGACAAACGTATAAAGGTATTGCACAAAACTAACGGGGGACAAGGTAGTGCGCGTAATTTAGCATTAGAAGCAGCAACAGGCGAATGGATAGGGTTTGTAGATTCGGATGATTGGATAGATGTAGATATGTATGAATTTTTATTATCCAAAGCCTTAGCAGAAAATGCCGATATTGCGGAATGCGGATGGAAAAAAGTGAATGTTGATGGAAGTGTTGAATTCACAACGCCTCCTAAAAAAACAATTATAGATAGAGAAAAAGCCATGCATGGGTTGGTATATGGCGGTGTTGAAGGCGTAAACACGAGTGTTTGTAATAAAATCTTCAGAAGATCTTGTATTGCCAATATTAGGTTTCCGCAAGTTAGGGCTTATGAAGATGACGAGTTCATTCATAAAGTGATCTGGAATGCTCGAAACATCTCGATAAACGGTGAAGCAAAATATAATTATCTATCACGCCCCGAAAGCACCATGACTGCCGGATTTAATTTAAACAAACTGGCATTAATCACAGTACAGGAAAATATATGTGAGTTTTTAAAAGAAAATGCAACTCAATATTTTTATAAAGCACAGAAAACACTATGTTCAAAGCAATTTTATATAATTGCTTGTTTATTGAACAATCCGGAGTTAGATGATCATAAATCAATAGCTTTTCAAATTGAACAAGATGTAATGGCGTCTTACAAGTCTTATATGAAGAATCCAATAATGGGAAATAATAAGTTTGTTCTTCGATTGTTTACATTTGCGCCTTCAATTGGAAGAGCTCTTTTAATATATAAATTTTAA